The window AGGCATAATTTAAATCCTTCGCTTTTTAGTAGATTAAGATTTTCACGAACAATATCGTTGTAATCAATGAAGAGGTTTTCTGTAATTTCTATTGTAATTTGACTGCTTTGTATATTGTATTTTTCAAGTATTTTTAGATAATCTTTTGAAAAGTTGGTATTTTTTAGTTGGATAGGGCTGATATTAACATCAACAAATTTCAGTTTTTTTGTTTTAGAAAGTAATTTACATACATTTTCAAATATTTGTTTTGATGCTTGTTCTATAAGACCAGTTTTTTCTAGAAAATCAAGGAATTCAAACGGTGGTATTACTTTTCCATCTTTAACCCATCTTATTAATGCTTCGGCCCCCACAATTTCCATATTGTGTGTTGCTATTGGCTGGAAGAATGGTATAAATTCGCCTTTTTCAATTGCCTTCTTTATTTGAATTTCTTTCTCTAATTCTTTTCTTATTTCATCTTCTATTTCTTTTGAATAAGTTATTATTTTGTCTTCGTCTTTTGATCTTGAAAGGGAAAGGCTTGTTTTTCTTATAACTTCATCAATATTTTCATCATTTTTGAAAATATATGTTCCTATGTGAAATTTCAGTGAAGTATCGTCAACTTTGATGTTTTTCAAACAATTATCTATATGCAAAATAAGTTCTTTATTTTTACTGTAAGCTTTTTTTACATCTATGTCCAATTCTTCTGCTAATATCCAAAATTCATCTGCGTGAGCCCTTGAAATTATATAATTTGTACATTCCTTTAGTTTATTTGCAACAATTTTGAGAACTTTATCTCCAAAAACATTTCCCTTTAAGGAGTTGATTCTTTGAAAATCCTTTATGTCAATAAATATTAATGAATGATAAAGGAGTGGTTTGAGGTTTTTAAGCCTTTTAATAATGTATACTTTGTTAAATGTTTTAGTTAAAGGATCTTTTTCTATAAGATTAGAGATTTGTTGTGATAGTTTCTTTTCTTTTGAAATATCAGAATAGATTATATAGATAAATGTTTGATTTTCAATTTCAAATTTTGACGCATAAATTCTGACAAATATATTTTTACCACTTTTACTCTTTCTGACGGTTTCGTAACTTACATGTCCTTTTTTTAGTATTTGAAGAATCAAGATTTTTGATTCTTCTTTTAAATAATCTGGCACGATATTTTCAATGTTTTCTAATTTTTTATAACCAAAAGTTTTTGTAAATGCACTGTTGCAGTCTACAATCTTTCCGGAAGGAGTTACTAAGGCAAGTGGATCAGGTATGTTATTAAAAAGGTTATGGAATAATATATTTGCGATTTCTTGCCTTTTTGAATATTTCATTTCTTTGGTTACATCTCTAAAGTAGTATATGGATCCCTTTTCAAAATCAATGACTTCTATAGAGTAATATTTGCCATTTTTTTCAATTATTTGTCCGTTTTTAAAATTATCTTCAAGTTTTCTGTTAATTATTTGGTTAAATTCTTTACCTATAATTTTCTGGGCAGGTTTATTAAGGTCAAGAACATAATTATTCTTATCTACAAGTATTATTCCATCGCTAATATTTAAAATAAGGTTTTCTTTTGCATCTTCAAGTACTTTAATCCAACTCTTTCTTAAAAGAATAAATTCGATTATAATAAATGAAATTAGAGTTAAGAGTAAGATGATTGGTATGTTGAAATTATTAGTTATTGTTGAATAAGCGTAATATCCAAAAAGAGAGAGGAATATTATTAAAATATTTATTTTTACTTTCTTTTCAACGTTTGCTTTAAAGATGTTTTTAAATGATAGTATGATAATAATTAATGCATAAAATATAAGGAAGAAGTTTGAAAGTTTTGAATTAGCTAACTGTTTGTGGAAAATAATGTTGTTAATTACTATTAAGAAAAATAGCGGGATTGATATTAAAAACCTTTTTTTATAATTTTTCTTTTTTCCATAAAAATCCTCTGAAAAAGAAAAAATTGCAGGAATAAGAGAAACACCAATCAAATCCTGCATTATACAAAAAAATTCACTTAATGAGTATTTAATTTTAAAAAATTCAAAAATTGATAGAAAAAGTAATGAAAAAAATATGTGTATTAGCGCTGAAGAAATCTTGTATAGCTTTCTTTCAAAAAGATAAATTAATGAAACTAGGGATAAGATAATTAAAAAATCTTCCATTATTTTCCTCCAATTGTTCTTTTCACAAAATATGATACCATTTTATTTGAAAATATGCAATAAAAGATATATAAAAATTACCATTTTTTAATAATTAGTTTAATATAAAATTGTTATTGTAAAATAAAAGAAGTCCCTCTTCTATTCTTTTAAAATAGAAGAGGGACTTTTCAGTATAATAGCTTTTTTAAATTTTAAATTTTCTGACTTCTTCTACAAGATCTTTTGCTATTTTGTTTAGATTTTCGGAAGAAATATCTAGTTTTTCACTTGTTTTTGCTTGGCTTTGGGCTGATTTTGCTATATCGTCAACTTGTTGTGATATTGTTACAATTGCTTTTGAAACTACATCCATTGCGCTACTCATTTCTTGTGCCGATGCGCTTTGCTGTTGAGAACTTGCTGCTAAATTATCTATTTCATCTGTAATACTTTCTATCTGTCTTAATATATTTTCAAATTTTTCTTTTGCAATTTTTGATTGATTTGATGCTTCTTCTATTATTTCAACTGTTTGATTGCTTGCCTTTGCAGTATTTTCAATTTTTTCTTGAATGTCTTTTAAAATTTCTGAGATCTGAGTTGTTGCATTTTTGCTTTCTTCAGCAAGCTTTCTAATTTCATCAGCAACAACTGCAAATCCTTTCCCAGCTTCTCCAGCTCTTGCTGCTTCTATTGCTGCATTCAGTGCTAGCAAGTTTGTTTGTTCTGCTATTGAATTAATTGTTTGAACAATTTCGTCGATATTTTTTGTGTTTTCGTTTAAAGTTTTTACAATTTTTTCAGTTGAATAGCTTATTTCCTTTGCTTTTTCCACAATCTCGCTAATTGCAACAACTTCTTTTTCGCCTTCCTTTGCGTTTTCAGCCATCTTATTTGCATTATCTGAAATATTTTGAGCGGCATTTGAAACATTTTGAGCGCTTGCTGCAACTTCTTCCACTCCACTTGTTACTTCTTCAACAGATGCAGATGCATTTTGAATTGAATTATCTATTTCTGTTATTTGTGCTGAT of the Thermosipho africanus Ob7 genome contains:
- a CDS encoding EAL domain-containing protein — translated: MEDFLIILSLVSLIYLFERKLYKISSALIHIFFSLLFLSIFEFFKIKYSLSEFFCIMQDLIGVSLIPAIFSFSEDFYGKKKNYKKRFLISIPLFFLIVINNIIFHKQLANSKLSNFFLIFYALIIIILSFKNIFKANVEKKVKINILIIFLSLFGYYAYSTITNNFNIPIILLLTLISFIIIEFILLRKSWIKVLEDAKENLILNISDGIILVDKNNYVLDLNKPAQKIIGKEFNQIINRKLEDNFKNGQIIEKNGKYYSIEVIDFEKGSIYYFRDVTKEMKYSKRQEIANILFHNLFNNIPDPLALVTPSGKIVDCNSAFTKTFGYKKLENIENIVPDYLKEESKILILQILKKGHVSYETVRKSKSGKNIFVRIYASKFEIENQTFIYIIYSDISKEKKLSQQISNLIEKDPLTKTFNKVYIIKRLKNLKPLLYHSLIFIDIKDFQRINSLKGNVFGDKVLKIVANKLKECTNYIISRAHADEFWILAEELDIDVKKAYSKNKELILHIDNCLKNIKVDDTSLKFHIGTYIFKNDENIDEVIRKTSLSLSRSKDEDKIITYSKEIEDEIRKELEKEIQIKKAIEKGEFIPFFQPIATHNMEIVGAEALIRWVKDGKVIPPFEFLDFLEKTGLIEQASKQIFENVCKLLSKTKKLKFVDVNISPIQLKNTNFSKDYLKILEKYNIQSSQITIEITENLFIDYNDIVRENLNLLKSEGFKLCLDDFGTGYSSLNYLRNIPFDIIKIDREFISNIDDEKNLNLLKAIYSIAESFKMGAIPEGVENEKQLEILTMIGFRLFQGYYFGKPMPESEFLSILS